A genomic segment from Candidatus Desulfatibia profunda encodes:
- a CDS encoding FAD/NAD(P)-binding protein encodes MENPYLPYPVRIDEIITETEDKNLKTFKLVFLNPGDEEKFAYKSGQFAELSVTGKGEIPIGIASSPTEKGFLKFTVNKAGVVTTALHAMKPGDIMGIRGPLGNWYPWEKMEGKDVVIIGGGFAFTTLRSSIVNMLDPANRSKFKDIHVIYGARTPGMLLYRNELAAWEARDDIHMHITVDATNDPGWKYNIGFVPTITEQKAPHADADTYAIVCGPPIMIKFTQPVLDKLGYSHDHIIMSLENRMKCGIGMCGRCNIGQEFVCKDGPVFTLSQLSHTPKEY; translated from the coding sequence TTGGAAAATCCATATCTGCCTTATCCGGTTCGCATCGATGAAATCATCACTGAAACCGAAGACAAAAATCTGAAAACCTTTAAGCTGGTCTTTCTGAATCCTGGCGATGAAGAAAAATTTGCTTATAAATCCGGACAGTTTGCCGAACTGTCGGTAACCGGCAAGGGTGAAATACCCATCGGCATTGCTTCATCCCCCACGGAAAAAGGGTTTCTAAAATTTACCGTCAACAAGGCCGGAGTTGTGACGACAGCCCTGCATGCCATGAAACCCGGCGATATCATGGGAATCCGGGGACCTCTTGGGAACTGGTACCCCTGGGAGAAAATGGAAGGAAAGGATGTGGTCATTATCGGCGGAGGATTTGCCTTTACGACCCTGCGTTCATCCATTGTAAATATGCTGGATCCTGCCAATCGGTCCAAATTTAAAGACATCCATGTGATCTACGGCGCCCGGACTCCCGGTATGCTTCTTTACAGAAATGAACTGGCTGCATGGGAAGCCCGCGATGATATTCACATGCACATTACGGTAGATGCCACCAATGATCCGGGCTGGAAATATAACATCGGTTTTGTGCCCACCATTACGGAACAAAAAGCCCCGCATGCCGACGCCGATACCTACGCGATTGTCTGCGGGCCTCCTATCATGATCAAGTTTACCCAGCCGGTTCTCGATAAACTTGGCTACAGCCATGATCATATCATCATGTCTCTTGAGAACCGCATGAAATGCGGCATCGGCATGTGCGGGCGGTGCAATATCGGACAGGAATTCGTATGCAAAGACGGCCCGGTTTTCACCTTGTCTCAGCTAAGTCACACACCGAAAGAATACTAA
- a CDS encoding 4Fe-4S dicluster domain-containing protein, translating into MKVLKIDKQNWSEGLGKLRASYRLFGPVKNDQFHIFTQLHEGELPDFNYLNTRLSPKSIIYPQSEVMFNFTLDEQQKDHHILKEIDKDYGPRAVIGIRPCDAAAFELVRQNFDTPEYKDPYWIRSYEATTLVGLACSEPCSTCFCTTAGCGPFYEKGLDVLLIDAGNHFLAKAVTSKGQDFLNAGGWQTEADGGQIDSLKKSAEIKVRTSVATDKLKRKLAAQLYNAAFWEDVSFACINCGTCTYVCPTCWCFDIQDEVYKNSGVRMRNWDSCMYPLFTLHASGHNPRGAKLHRVRQRFMHKLKYFVDKYDAGIQCVGCGRCIRLCPVNIDIRRVCELMNAYEPET; encoded by the coding sequence ATGAAGGTCCTAAAAATCGATAAGCAGAACTGGTCCGAAGGTCTGGGCAAGTTACGGGCGTCTTACCGCTTGTTCGGCCCGGTAAAAAATGACCAGTTCCATATTTTTACGCAACTCCATGAGGGTGAACTCCCGGACTTTAATTATTTAAACACGCGTCTTTCGCCAAAATCGATTATTTATCCCCAGTCCGAGGTGATGTTCAATTTCACGTTGGATGAGCAGCAAAAAGATCACCATATCTTAAAAGAGATCGACAAGGATTATGGGCCCCGGGCCGTTATCGGAATTAGACCCTGTGATGCGGCCGCTTTTGAGCTCGTCAGGCAAAACTTTGATACGCCCGAGTATAAAGATCCATACTGGATACGTTCTTACGAAGCAACCACCCTTGTGGGGCTGGCATGCAGCGAACCATGCAGTACCTGCTTTTGCACCACCGCAGGCTGCGGACCTTTTTACGAAAAGGGTCTTGACGTGCTCCTGATTGATGCCGGGAATCATTTTTTGGCCAAGGCCGTCACTTCAAAGGGACAGGACTTTTTAAACGCCGGCGGCTGGCAAACCGAAGCCGATGGCGGGCAAATCGACAGCCTGAAAAAATCCGCGGAAATAAAAGTAAGAACTTCGGTTGCTACTGATAAGTTAAAGCGTAAACTTGCCGCCCAGCTTTATAACGCCGCGTTTTGGGAAGACGTTTCATTTGCCTGTATTAACTGTGGTACCTGTACCTATGTTTGCCCCACCTGCTGGTGTTTTGATATTCAGGATGAAGTTTATAAAAATTCGGGAGTTCGGATGCGGAACTGGGACAGTTGTATGTACCCGCTCTTTACGCTGCACGCATCCGGGCATAATCCCAGAGGGGCCAAACTGCACAGGGTCAGGCAGCGGTTTATGCATAAGCTCAAATATTTTGTGGATAAGTATGATGCCGGGATACAGTGTGTCGGGTGCGGCCGGTGCATTCGCTTATGCCCGGTGAACATCGATATTCGCAGGGTATGCGAGTTGATGAACGCTTACGAGCCGGAAACATGA